In one window of Palaemon carinicauda isolate YSFRI2023 chromosome 2, ASM3689809v2, whole genome shotgun sequence DNA:
- the LOC137625821 gene encoding uncharacterized protein isoform X1 yields MGLPEKSTKSKGTELYDPFMGEGWLHLPCVEKKKVRWLRDTGAVQSVMIRNMYDQWKDTGEYVLLCGFGPEFSAPLVEVKLETPLISGFVKIALVREIPVSGVELILGNDLCGNKVFGSSNPILTEKPSNSSSITEVECTFPNIFPACAVTTRSKSTEGKVKDDYGLDLQNLFTDSPETHVSKVSTPLRMLKVNKEEFVKSQIEDENLKVIRDNALVDINDIEKEGKCYFVKDGILMRKFKSRNVNDVVEQVIIPNSYKNFVLGIAHDSSYSGHLGINKTYEKLLRYFYWPKMHKDCSEYCKNCDLCQKVGKAQHDPKVMPLQPIEVPGEPFERLVLDCVGPLPRSSKGNEYLLTIMSSATRFPEAIPLRTVSADKVIEALNKFFSLVGLPKEVQTDQGTNFTSKKFKSFLACQNIKHCLSSPYHPQSQGVVERFHRTFKTMLRTYCCENEKEWDVYIPMLLFAVRDSVHSSLGYSPFQLVYVHQVRSPMEVIKNQVISDEKDSITLQEMKEKIKKIWKVAHENLEMVQEGMKRNYDKKAAKRELDIGDKVLVYLPTSGKVFNQKYIGPCTVKEKVSDVNYRIQFPTGRRKVKTFHINKLKRYNESSGVLSIAKADDEKDVEGEFEVRIRNTEYLRDYEKFSKLCIHLSDEQQQDFKVLIKNFSDLFSDHPKRIKGVQHKIRLKEETPISQRPYRMSPRQQQQLKTEVAYLLKHGLAEESHSEWASPCILVDKPDGSARMCTDYRKVNNVTIKDSYPMPRVEDIIDNVAKFPFLSKIDLLKGYYQIELDKNSRNIAAFVTPHGLYNYKVMPFGLCNAPLTFQRQMNYILKDLEGVFVYLDDIIIVGETWEDHIKKVYDVFKRLLEFNVTINLAKCEFGKTTVQYLGHEIGSGHVRPVDCHIEVIKNLTIPTSKRGVMKFLGTVGYYRKFCKNFSDVAYPLTELLKQDVKFVWSKECDEAFSKLKLMLMSKPVLKSPDFNLPFKLQVDSSEVGAGSVLLQEHDGKCLLPTTWQSPIVAEWWKWLMFKTVRVKIQHGLRREPRSLKGGNVKEYD; encoded by the exons atgggacTTCCTGAAAAGAGTACCAAATCCAAAGGTACTGAATTGTATGACCCTTTTATGGGAGAAGGTTGGTTACACCTCCcttgtgttgaaaaaaagaaagtaaggtgGTTAAGAGATACCGGAGCGGTACAGTCTGTAatgataagaaatatgtatgaccaGTGGAAGGATACTGGAGAGTATGTACTTCTGTGTGGGTTTGGTCCTGAATTCTCGGCTCCATTAGTAGAAGTAAAGTTGGAAACTCCGTTAATTTCGGGTTTTGTTAAAATTGCTTTGGTGAGAGAAATCCCAGTGTCGGGAGTAGAGTTAATTCTTGGAAATGATTTATGTGGAAACAAAGTTTTTGGTAGCAGTAATCCAATTTTGACAGAAAAACCCTCTAATTCTTCATCTATTACAGAAGTTGAATGTACATTTCCAAACATATTTCCTGCTTGTGCAGTTACTACAAGAAGTAAGAGTACCGAAGGAAAGGTAAAGGATGACTACGGTTTGGATTTACAAAACTTGTTTACAGACAGTCCAGAAACACATGTAAGTAAAGTCAGTACTCCTTTGCGAATGCTGAAAGTTAATAAGGAAGAATTTGTTAAATCTCAAATTGAAGATGAGAATTTGAAGGTAATAAGAGATAATGCccttgttgatataaatgatatCGAGAAGGAAGGCAAGTGTTACTTTGTTAAGGATGGAATCCTAATGAGGAAGTTTAAGAGTAGAAATGTTAATGATGTTGTAGAACAAGTGATTATTCCAAATAGTTATAAGAATTTTGTTCTAGGTATTGCTCATGACAGTAGTTATTCTGGTCATTTAGGTATAAACAAAACTTATGAGAAATTATTGAGGTATTTTTATTGGCCTAAGATGCACAAAGATTGTAGTGAATATTGTAAAAATTGTGATTTATGTCAAAAAGTAGGTAAAGCTCAACATGACCCTAAAGTGATGCCATTGCAACCCATTGAAGTTCCAGGTGAACCCTTTGAAAGACTGGTTTTGGATTGTGTGGGACCTCTTCCTAGGTCTAGTAAAGGCAACGAGTATTTGCTGACAATTATGTCTAGTGCTACCAGATTTCCAGAAGCTATTCCTTTAAGAACTGTGAGTGCTGATAAGGTAATAGAAGCACTTAATAAGTTCTTCTCGCTGGTTGGTTTGCCAAAAGAAGTACAAACTGACCAAGGAACCAACTTTACGTCAAAAAAGTTTAAATCATTTTTAGCCTGTCAGAATATTAAGCATTGCTtatcatctccttatcacccacagagccaaggagtggtcgaacgatttcatcgaaccttcaaaaccatgcttcgcacgtactgttgtgaaaatgaaaaggaatgggaTGTCTACATCCCAATGTTGCTATTTGCCGTTCGTGATAGCGTACATTCATCGTTGGGGTATTCTCCTTTTCAGTTAGTATATGTCCATCAGGTAAGGTCGCCCATGGAGGTGATAAAAAATCAAGTGATTTCAGATGAAAAGGATTCTatcactttacaagaaatgaaggaaaaaataaagaaaatatggaaagtagCACATGAGAATCTCGAAATGGTACAAGAAGGGATGAAAAGAAACTACGACAAAAAGGCTGCAAAACGTGAACTCGACATCGGAGACAAGGTTCTAGTGTATCTCCCTACATCTGGTAAGGTTTTTAACCAGAAGTATATAGGACCTTGCACGGTGAAAGAAAAAGTAAGTGATGTTAACTATCGAATTCAATTTCCTACAGGACGAAGGAAAGTtaaaactttccatattaacaagtTGAAAAGGTATAATGAATCCAGTGGAGTGTTGTCAATTGCAAAAGCGGATGATGAAAAAGATGTTGAAGGAGAATTTGAAGTTAGGATAAGAAATACTGAGTATTTGAGGGATTATGAAAAATTTAgtaaattatgtattcatttatctgaTGAACAGCAGCAGGATTTTAAAGTgcttattaaaaacttttcagatCTGTTTTCAGACCATCCAAAAAGGATAAAAGGAGTACAGCATAAAATCAGGTTGAAAGAGGAGACTCCAATAAGTCAGCGTCCGTACAGAATGTCACCGAGGCAACAACAACAGTTAAAGACCGAAGTTGCTTATTTGCTGAAACACGGACTAGCAGAGGAAAGCCATAGTGAATGGGCTAGCCCATGTATTCTAGTCGACAAACCTGACGGAAGTGCAAGAATGTGTACAGACTATCGAAAGGTAAATAATGTAACTATAAAAGATTCATATCCCATGCCCAGAGTAGAAGATATAATTGATAATGTAGCAAAGTttccttttttaagtaaaattgatttattgaaaGGATACTATCAAATTGAGTTAGACAAAAACAGTAGGAATATTGCTGCATTTGTTACACCCCATGGACTTTATAACTATAAGGTAATGCCATTTGGTCTATGTAATGCACCTCTGACATTTCAACGTCAAATGAATTATATCTTAAAGGATCTCGaaggtgtatttgtttatttagatgacatTATCATAGTTGGAGAAACCTGGGAAGATCACATAAAAAAAGTATATGATGTTTTTAAGAGGTTATTAGAGTTCAATGTTACGATAAACCTTGCAAAGTGTGAATTTGGAAAAACTACTGTTcaatatttaggacatgaaataggaagtggccacgTGAGACCTGTTGATTGTCATATTGAGGTCATAAAGAATTTGACCATCCCTACATCTAAACGTGGCGTGATGAAATTTTTGGGGACAGTGGGGTATTACAGAAAATTTTGTAAGAACTTTTCAGATGTAGCCTACCCATTAACAGAGTTGCTGAAACAGGATGTGAAGTTTGTTTGGTCAAAGGAATGTGACGAAGCTTTTAGCAAACTTAAGCTCATGTTAATGTCTAAGCCAGTGCTGAAATCCCCAGACTTTAATCTACCGTTCAAGTTACAGGTAGACTCCAGTGAAGTAGGAGCTGGCAGTGTATTATTACAGGAACATGATG gaaagtgCTTGTTACCAACGACGTGGCAGTCTCCGATAGTTGCTGAATGGTGGAAGTGGCTAATGTTTAAGACTGTACGAGTGAAAATTCAGCATGGACTGAGGAGAGAGCCGCGGAGTTTAAAGGGGGGGAATGTAAAGGAATATGATTaa
- the LOC137617417 gene encoding uncharacterized protein, translating into MDEKSTYVWIVFNSPASFGKHTLNQYWVKRPFLLNDLFGVILRFRENPVPICKDISKMYHQLSIQLEDHHVHRFLWRGSEDGPPKTYVKTVLMFRDKPAAAMTQIALHNKAEEVKLVHLKALLTLKQNIYIDDICDTVSPEQEGR; encoded by the coding sequence ATGGATGAAAAGTCAACATATGTCTGGATTGTCTTCAATTCACCAGCCTCATTTGGAAAGCACACTTTAAATCAGTATTGGGTCAAGAGACCATTTCTTTTAAACGACTTATTTGGAGTTATTTTGAGATTTCGGGAAAATCCCGTACCTATATGTAAAGACATCTCCAAGATGTACCACCAATTGAGCATCCAATTGGAAGATCATCACGTTCATCGTTTTCTATGGCGAGGGTCAGAAGATGGTCCACCTAAGACATATGTTAAAACGGTACTGATGTTTAGAGACAAACCAGCAGCTGCTATGACACAGATTGCTCTGCATAACAAGGCAGAAGAAGTGAAACTCGTGCATCTTAAGGCATTACTTACTCTGAAGCAAAATATTTACATCGATGACATCTGCGACACAGTTAGCCCAGAGCAAGAAGGCAGATAG
- the LOC137625821 gene encoding uncharacterized protein isoform X2 — protein MGLPEKSTKSKGTELYDPFMGEGWLHLPCVEKKKVRWLRDTGAVQSVMIRNMYDQWKDTGEYVLLCGFGPEFSAPLVEVKLETPLISGFVKIALVREIPVSGVELILGNDLCGNKVFGSSNPILTEKPSNSSSITEVECTFPNIFPACAVTTRSKSTEGKVKDDYGLDLQNLFTDSPETHVSKVSTPLRMLKVNKEEFVKSQIEDENLKVIRDNALVDINDIEKEGKCYFVKDGILMRKFKSRNVNDVVEQVIIPNSYKNFVLGIAHDSSYSGHLGINKTYEKLLRYFYWPKMHKDCSEYCKNCDLCQKVGKAQHDPKVMPLQPIEVPGEPFERLVLDCVGPLPRSSKGNEYLLTIMSSATRFPEAIPLRTVSADKVIEALNKFFSLVGLPKEVQTDQGTNFTSKKFKSFLACQNIKHCLSSPYHPQSQGVVERFHRTFKTMLRTYCCENEKEWDVYIPMLLFAVRDSVHSSLGYSPFQLVYVHQVRSPMEVIKNQVISDEKDSITLQEMKEKIKKIWKVAHENLEMVQEGMKRNYDKKAAKRELDIGDKVLVYLPTSGKVFNQKYIGPCTVKEKVSDVNYRIQFPTGRRKVKTFHINKLKRYNESSGVLSIAKADDEKDVEGEFEVRIRNTEYLRDYEKFSKLCIHLSDEQQQDFKVLIKNFSDLFSDHPKRIKGVQHKIRLKEETPISQRPYRMSPRQQQQLKTEVAYLLKHGLAEESHSEWASPCILVDKPDGSARMCTDYRKESACYQRRGSLR, from the exons atgggacTTCCTGAAAAGAGTACCAAATCCAAAGGTACTGAATTGTATGACCCTTTTATGGGAGAAGGTTGGTTACACCTCCcttgtgttgaaaaaaagaaagtaaggtgGTTAAGAGATACCGGAGCGGTACAGTCTGTAatgataagaaatatgtatgaccaGTGGAAGGATACTGGAGAGTATGTACTTCTGTGTGGGTTTGGTCCTGAATTCTCGGCTCCATTAGTAGAAGTAAAGTTGGAAACTCCGTTAATTTCGGGTTTTGTTAAAATTGCTTTGGTGAGAGAAATCCCAGTGTCGGGAGTAGAGTTAATTCTTGGAAATGATTTATGTGGAAACAAAGTTTTTGGTAGCAGTAATCCAATTTTGACAGAAAAACCCTCTAATTCTTCATCTATTACAGAAGTTGAATGTACATTTCCAAACATATTTCCTGCTTGTGCAGTTACTACAAGAAGTAAGAGTACCGAAGGAAAGGTAAAGGATGACTACGGTTTGGATTTACAAAACTTGTTTACAGACAGTCCAGAAACACATGTAAGTAAAGTCAGTACTCCTTTGCGAATGCTGAAAGTTAATAAGGAAGAATTTGTTAAATCTCAAATTGAAGATGAGAATTTGAAGGTAATAAGAGATAATGCccttgttgatataaatgatatCGAGAAGGAAGGCAAGTGTTACTTTGTTAAGGATGGAATCCTAATGAGGAAGTTTAAGAGTAGAAATGTTAATGATGTTGTAGAACAAGTGATTATTCCAAATAGTTATAAGAATTTTGTTCTAGGTATTGCTCATGACAGTAGTTATTCTGGTCATTTAGGTATAAACAAAACTTATGAGAAATTATTGAGGTATTTTTATTGGCCTAAGATGCACAAAGATTGTAGTGAATATTGTAAAAATTGTGATTTATGTCAAAAAGTAGGTAAAGCTCAACATGACCCTAAAGTGATGCCATTGCAACCCATTGAAGTTCCAGGTGAACCCTTTGAAAGACTGGTTTTGGATTGTGTGGGACCTCTTCCTAGGTCTAGTAAAGGCAACGAGTATTTGCTGACAATTATGTCTAGTGCTACCAGATTTCCAGAAGCTATTCCTTTAAGAACTGTGAGTGCTGATAAGGTAATAGAAGCACTTAATAAGTTCTTCTCGCTGGTTGGTTTGCCAAAAGAAGTACAAACTGACCAAGGAACCAACTTTACGTCAAAAAAGTTTAAATCATTTTTAGCCTGTCAGAATATTAAGCATTGCTtatcatctccttatcacccacagagccaaggagtggtcgaacgatttcatcgaaccttcaaaaccatgcttcgcacgtactgttgtgaaaatgaaaaggaatgggaTGTCTACATCCCAATGTTGCTATTTGCCGTTCGTGATAGCGTACATTCATCGTTGGGGTATTCTCCTTTTCAGTTAGTATATGTCCATCAGGTAAGGTCGCCCATGGAGGTGATAAAAAATCAAGTGATTTCAGATGAAAAGGATTCTatcactttacaagaaatgaaggaaaaaataaagaaaatatggaaagtagCACATGAGAATCTCGAAATGGTACAAGAAGGGATGAAAAGAAACTACGACAAAAAGGCTGCAAAACGTGAACTCGACATCGGAGACAAGGTTCTAGTGTATCTCCCTACATCTGGTAAGGTTTTTAACCAGAAGTATATAGGACCTTGCACGGTGAAAGAAAAAGTAAGTGATGTTAACTATCGAATTCAATTTCCTACAGGACGAAGGAAAGTtaaaactttccatattaacaagtTGAAAAGGTATAATGAATCCAGTGGAGTGTTGTCAATTGCAAAAGCGGATGATGAAAAAGATGTTGAAGGAGAATTTGAAGTTAGGATAAGAAATACTGAGTATTTGAGGGATTATGAAAAATTTAgtaaattatgtattcatttatctgaTGAACAGCAGCAGGATTTTAAAGTgcttattaaaaacttttcagatCTGTTTTCAGACCATCCAAAAAGGATAAAAGGAGTACAGCATAAAATCAGGTTGAAAGAGGAGACTCCAATAAGTCAGCGTCCGTACAGAATGTCACCGAGGCAACAACAACAGTTAAAGACCGAAGTTGCTTATTTGCTGAAACACGGACTAGCAGAGGAAAGCCATAGTGAATGGGCTAGCCCATGTATTCTAGTCGACAAACCTGACGGAAGTGCAAGAATGTGTACAGACTATCGAAAG gaaagtgCTTGTTACCAACGACGTGGCAGTCTCCGATAG